The Tigriopus californicus strain San Diego chromosome 10, Tcal_SD_v2.1, whole genome shotgun sequence region GCTGGACCTATAGCGAGTATCAAAAAGAGGTCCGCTCGGTGGCCAAGGCCTTTATCAAGCTCGGCCTTGAGCCTCGAAAGGCGGTGGGCATCATTGGCTTCAATTCTCCGGAGTGGTTTATCACGGATTTGGCTGCAGTTTGTGCCAATGGAATCGCCACCGGGATCTATCCCACCAACAGCATCGAAGCTTGCAAGTATATCACCAATGACTCCAAGATGAACATCGTCGTGGTTGAGGATCAGAAGCAGTTGGACAAATTCCTGGCTGTCCGAGGAGAGCTGGACGAGCTCAAAGCTATTGTTCAATACATGGGTACTCCTACGGTGGAAGGAGTTTTGAGTTGGAAGCAATTGCTCGAAATGGGTGACCAAGAACCGGACAAGGCTTTGAACGACAGATTGGAAGACATCTACGtaaatcagtgttgccatcTGGTGTACACATCTGGAACCACTGGCCCGCCCAAAGGGGTCATGTTATCTCATGACAACGTGACGTACACGGCATCTGTGATGGTAGATGGTTTTGGTTTGAGGATTGGCCATGAGACCATCGTCAGTTATTTGCCGCTCAGTCATGTGGCTGCCAATGTGACGGATATTTTCCTCATGATCACTCTCAAAGGAACCACCTACTTTGCGGACAAAGATGCCTTAAAGGGGACGCTCACTAATACCCTGAAAGAAGTCGCTCCGACGTTGTTATTGGGCGTGCCCAGAGTTTGGGAGAAGATCCACGACAAGATGATCGAGATTGGGAAAGCCAATTCAGGCCTGAAGAAAACCATTGGCACATGGGCCAAGCACCAGGGTTTCACCCATAACCAGAACGTGATCAACAATAATACCAATGCCAAATCTCTTCAGTACAAGTTGGCTGAGAAGCTGGTGTTCCAAAAGGTTAAAGCCGCACTGGGACTCCAGAACTGCGAAGTCTTTTATTCTGCCGCAGCTCCTCTAGCCCCTGATGTCATTGAATACTTTATGAGTCTGGATATGAGGATCATGGAAATCTACGGCATGAGCGAATGCAGTGGTCCACAAACGACGAACTTGAAGAACCAGCAACGCGTCGGGAGCATCGGCAAAGACATTGTCGGGTTCCACACCAAAATCGATCCCACAGAGGGGGAGATCCGATTGAAAGGCCGCAACATTATGATGGGATACCTGGGCGACGAAGAGAAGACCGAGGCCACCTTCGACCAAGACGGATGGTTAAAGTCCGGTGACATTGGGAGAGAAGATCAAGATGGATTCTTTTTCATCACGGGTCGCTTGAAGGAGATCTTGATCACGGCTGGCGGCGAGAATGTTGCCCCAATTCTCATCGAAAATGCTATCAAGAAGCATCTACCCGCCGTGAGCAATGTTATGGTGATTGGCGATCAACGCAAGTTCCTCTCGTGTGTCTTGACGCTGAAGGTCGAAGTGGACGCGGAGTCTATGGAGCCTTTGAACACGTTGATCCCCCCCGTTCTGGAATGGTTGGAGAGCTTGGGCAGCAAGGCCAAGACCACGATTGAGGCCGCTGATGATGACACGGTTCGGCGAGCCATTCAAGAGGGCATCAATCGGGCCAATGAAGAGGCCATTTCTAACGCTCAACGCATCCAGAAGTGGAAACTCATCACCAAGGACTTCAGCATTCCTGGTGGAGAGCTCGGTCCCACCATGAAACTCAAACGCCACGCCGTCCTTGAGAACTACGGCCTTCTCATTTCAGGCATATATCGATAAGCAGAATAGCCATTGCATTCCCCTTGAACCCTTGAACCCAGTGCGTAGAAGATGAAATACAAAGATCCCCGTATCCAATTCCGTGGTGGTAATTCAATCTCCTTAAGTTCCCTCTCTGAACAGGATGGAGAGAGAAGGGAGCTAAATGACAGAGGGGCCCATAATGATTAGCATGTGAAAGAACCTCATTTCTCTCTCCATTTGGCTAGCCCAGTCACACGGTAGTACGTACTTCCTtccccccccttcccctccCCTTTTTACCAACATCAGAAAAGGTCCCCTTTGAAAGCACTCTCGTTTCTCGCCTGCCGGCCTTTAGGAAAGGTCATTACACAAAGCCAGGTGCCATGGAGGGAACCAAAACCAAGGTCAATTCGCTTTCTTCTCAATTACTCGAGCAGATCTCACCTCTTGGGAGTTGGATTGCATTGTTCTGGTCATTTCTGACGTAGAACCATATTTGTATTACTGTGCCATGCTACACGATAAATAAAGAGCGAAATGAGCTATGACTGAATCAATACAATCAAAGCACAGTTAAATACAATTCTCCGGCTCCTCCGCCTTCCAAATACAGAGTCTAGGCCCCTGTGAACTGGACGGTTTGAACAAAAGGCCATAAATAACTTGGATGTCTATTAATGAGACAGGCAGTGCTGGAAAGAAGAGGGACACTTGATTGGATTTACAGATGATTGTAGATTCGCTCATTAAGTGTAAATCACGTCTGGAGAACAATCCAAAACAAGATGGCCGAAGTGTCCTTGTGAAAAATGCTTTGACTAGAGAGAACTCGTGGCTCTAAACTCCAACGCATCATCCAAGACTGAGATCAGTTCGGCCAAGTGGTAATAGCTCGACTGGGATCGTGAATAAATCCTGTTTCCCTTCCTTTTCAGGTTGGgtctaaattgaaaaaatcccTTTGGACAATGAAAGTTTACGTCATCTTTTGAAAGCACTCTGAAAACTTGGCCCCAGCTCTCGGCTGAACAGAACACTTTTTCAACGGAGACGTTTTTGAGAGCAAGTACACCGTTCTACTGTGCTCGTACCGCTCGTACTGTACACTAGATCTTGAAAGGAGTTGGACTCTGGGTCTGCATTTTGAGAGTGAAGCGATGCAAGTGTCGCCACCACCAAGAGCTTCTAGGCAGTTCTCCATCAATGGGCTACCAAATTGCTGGCTATATTGAACTAAATTAACTTTTACACCCACGTGGCTCGGATAATCCTGGTCCACATACGAGCAACCAAGCCAAGCAACGGCGATTGGCTTTGCCTTCCATAGGATCTCGAATGTCTCCTCAAATTACCCGAGACTCTTTCTCACCACCCAAAATGTACTAGTGGGTAAAGTTGTGGTCGTGGTTCTCCTCCGCCTTCGACCATTAAGCCAAGTGACACCCTGCCCTTGTTGCCTAATTAATCTCGGAGttaaaggaggaaaaaagttgCAAGTCACCAAATACACCCTAAAGTGATGCCATCTACGATATACAAGATAATTCAGTGGTGCGCCTGCATGTGCTTGGAAATCGCGGGAGGAGTGACAAGAAAGGTTGCCTTTGATTAGTTTGCATGTGACTTGAGCACTTTTTGTGCACTGGGTTGGGTCTGAATTTGGCAGTCGATCTATCTTTAATATCTATCAACCTAGACATTTCATAACGAACCAGTTCTTATGGCGGCTCATTAGGCCCGGTTGGGCATAATTACAACgtgagaaatgaaatcaaaatcagtGCAATTGTTGAGATTTTAAGGTACCTGTTTGTGTGAGCACTACTAAAGGACTCTAAAGCTCTTCTTTGTTTGAGATAAAAAAATCGGGTTAGAGTTGAGCatcttttttgtgtgtttccGTTGGTGCTTCCCGTCTGATGAATTGGTTTCACAGTCGAGGTCGGCGAGAAAAACCAACAGCATCTCAAATTGGGACGTCTTGGGTCTCTCCAACCATCAGGATATTCCAGCAATCTACATTTATAAGGCATCAATCTACCAGCATCTGTCGGTGAGCCCACCAGGAACCCTGTGCAGTTAAATTgggaatttgaattcaaaccaTCTCTCACCAGCTCAACCAATCCATTCTCCACCTAAAGATGTGTGTGATGTATGAGTAAGTAGAGGAAAATCCACTCAAGGCAGATGCCATGTCCCATGTTCATTGATAACCATCGTCTCCGAATCATTGATGCGAGGATTGATACGGTGGAAAAAGCTCTAGGTAGATGTTTCACAGCCGGGCACCGGGAGGGCCAAAGGATGATGTtctatttttgccacttttgtcTCTGATGGCCACACTGATTAGTATTTGAGTCGTTTCCAAAGGATTGTGATTGTCATCACCATTGTCTCAGGGCTTGTCACTCAAAGTTCAATGAACATTCATTCTCTCAGATTCTCGTGAGTCCAAGTCATCAATAGGAAAAGAACAACAATACGCAAACCCAGAAGAAACCTCGGATTGAAACAAATATCTATCCAGAGTATCTAGTTCGGAGGTCAATGGCCAGGGGAGAATTGGAcccgaggttgcgtgattttgcCTCAGCTTGGAAGCTCGAAGATGACGGATCTGGGAGTCCATGAATATTCCAATGAATATTCAGccacaaaaggaaaaagggaaaTCAGCCCTCTGTCTTAATAGATGTGCATGAAAGGCACCTTTGTAAATGCACCACTCACAATAGAAGGGTGGACCAGAGACAACTGACTACCTTGCTTTTTGTGTCCAAGGGGGTGTTGCTTCAAGTACCTCTTTCACACATGAAAGACCCAACGAGACCCAGCCTCCATCCAACCAGCCACACAAACAGTCGTCTTCGAACAATTCGTTGGTACTTGATGGGGCGTTGGGCGAAGGggctaaaatatttttaggaTTGTGAATTTCCTTGGACAGCCAACTCTAAGCTCTCTGAATAGTTTATGAGAGGGTGGAGGAAATCAGGGTGTATCATTACCACGTGTTGAGAGGAGGAGCTGGAAAGACGAAAAAACACCTTCGGAATGTTCAAAACGCCAGGTCGCTCATGTGGGAGAGGTGTTAAAAATAATTATGAGCCATTTTCGGCGCGTACCAATTTCGTTGTGGAAATACAatcctcgtcttcgtcctcctccAGTTGACCGCATGGTTTCTCCgcgatttcaaatcaaatttggcattaaAGTAGGACCAACCATTTACAGCCTATATGCAGCCCCCCTTTTCTGGAAATCGAAGGGCCTTGTTGACTGGTCGGGAAAACCTGTTACTGTTACAATGGTCGAATTGGAAGTGAAAGAAGATCTCATTTTCCTTGAGATAATGTCGACCAATAGATTATTGCACTTTTGTTCCTGCTGTCTACTCTCTCCGATATATCCATCCCAAAGGGACACTCGATCTCCAACAAAGAGCGCTTCTCCTCTTCAACAGGAGCAGCATGCTGGCAGAAAGAGAGACGGTGGAAATGCACAAGTTAAGACCCATCCACCCTCTGAGCTCACTTCACCTCTTGGAGCAGGAAAGTCAAACTTCATTTGTATGCTAAACACAATCTTGATAACCTTAAGAGCGCTTAAAAGCTTATTATTTCGCCTTTTGTCCCATAATCAGGTCTCACGCGGGCATATTACTTTCCATCTCCGAAGATGTTAGACCTTCCCTTGGTTGGGTGAGAGCAATAGATAGATCCGTTCATAAAAATCTTGTTCAGAGTATCATGAATGCAGGTCGACGAGAGTGCGATTCATTAGAAATCTCAGCATCCATGCTCCCAAACATGAGGTGCAAGGTCGTTATGGACATTTGTCACAACAAATGGCCAGTTGCAATTTAATCTCATATATCTCCTCTATGGCAGTGATATTCCCCCATAAATCTTAACTAATCTTTCGACACCTTTTTCCAGCCCACTGCGAACTTTATTCCGATGCCATTCAGGCAAGACACCACGCCTCGATATGCACTTGGGGTTGGGCCAATCCTGTCAGTGGTTGTTGGTTTCCATAGCCATGGGGTTGATCCTTGAATTTGGGTGCGGACGATACAGTTGAGCGAAGCGAACCAGCGGGTACTAATCCAATTACTCGGCACCCAAGATTAGTAACATCCATTGGAAAGAATGGTGGTCTTCACGATTTTAGGAGCCCGTTTCTCACTATCCAGATGCAATATCGATTTCCCCTCGCGGATGTGATTCGACTACTGGCTCCAAATATTGGCCAATGCCTTCGATTCAATTCAACAACCATCGTGCCTGCTTCGATCTCAGTGTTTTGATTTATAATCAAATTCGCCGATCAGCAGGATGTGGAAACCCGTTTGTCAATGGATTTTTAATGCAAAGGTTTTTCCAGTCGCTTTGTTCTATTTGAGCCGAATTCGTAATGCCAATTGGCATTTCTGCTGACGGGTGCTGAAGGAGAAACTCGCTTCTACACGTAGTTCCAATCAAGAATCAGGACTGGCCGTAACCTATGGCAGTTAAGACGGTGAAATTCATTACATTCGAACCATTGATCAAGGACCCTCAAGAATCGGCTGTTTCTTCTCGTTCGAACAAGGATAAGAAATCATTAATTAGAGGGTCAGAGCCTTCAAGTTAATTGAGCATACCACGATCACCGACTTAACCCAGTTGTTACGATCTCGAAAAACAAAAAGGGTGAATGGTTGGTTAGGCCAACACTCATTATCGCTCTTGgacaagaagagagagagTCGCAAGACGAGATGACGATACTCCGCCtactcctctttctctttctcttcaacCATTTTGGTGAGGCCAATTTGCCTCTGGATCTTGGAAGactcatcttcttcttcttcttcctcttctcctcgTTCTTTCTCCCTGATCTGGAGGGTTTTGGTCTGTAGTTTCAAGTCCGTCTTGGTCGTCTCGGACCTCAATTGCCCAGGTAAAGGAATCATGCCGACAAAATGGTTTGGTGGTGTTATCTGATGAAGGGTTCGATTGAAGAGTAAATTGGAATCATGCCTTCACTTACTTAGTGGTTTTTGCTCGCTCTACCGAGCCAATATCGAAACAAAAGCCAAGATACCATCAGCTTAAGAGGCTCTTGACGTATGGATGTCTGATGAGAAGGATGCTTGGACGACTCGGAGGCTTCTCTTTTTGTTAAATCCCGTCAAAATATTGCAGATCAGATAGCATTTCTATTGGGTCATAAAGCATGATGGGATTGCACAAACTTGGGACACGCCATATTGCCCATATTACTACACTATGTACGCGCATGTATATAAATTCCTTATTTGCCCATGTTGAAGCTTTCGCTCCCGTTGACAGACTCATAAATTATGTGGAAAATGCAATTCGGTCTTCATGCTTTACACAACAGAACACGTCGTTCCATTCCAAGTCGAGCGAGGTGCAATTCCTCACACCCACCTTCTTTCGAGTCATCCAGAATCTATTGCGGTTTCTGGCTCTTGGAGGCGAAACCCTCGAATATCGCCAAACCACTTCACTCTTCCAGTTAACTCAGTAGCTAGCTAGCCCCTGGCCTCTGGCCCTTGGTCCCCAACTAGATCAATTCAATTGGACTGCTTCAAGAACCGTGTGTTCCCCCTCGACGATTTTGAACAGATTTCCAAAAGCTGGTCCTCTCCAACACACATGTGAGCACGCACAATTGCGGGTTGAAGTGGGTCCTCGAAAAGTTTTGCATCGTTAATACCCACAGGAGGCCCGAGCCAATCCGCTGGGGAGGTGTTGGGAAGATTCGCCAGACTTTATGAGATGATTATACAGTCTGTTAAGGCACACAATTCACAAATCCCGGGGTTGAGCGGGCACCTTTCCTCTCCGCGTCATCAGATAGGATCTATAATGTGTTTCATTACCCCTCTCTAAGCACATCATGAAATACAGGTGGGGAGTGCTTCTCCTAAAGCAATGCTGTAGTATCCACGTAGTTTAAGATGGGCTCTTTTCGCGTAGACCGCGTAATCGTTCGGTGTCAGACTGTGTCTAACGAGTGTTGTATGACAAAATCAATGGGAATCCAGTGACATACCATATGTTGTTCAACCACCTCATAATAAAAGGATGTCACGATGGGTTTCGATTCTCCCGTGCAGTCAGTGGTTATTTATTATCGAGAGTTGGTGgctcgctcactcgctcactcggttggttggttggttggttggaggaGATTGGTCGGCCATTCAAGTTGCTCATCCTGCTCTCCCATGACAATTGAATGTACATAAAAGAGCGGAGAGCGCTCAGCTTTCAGTCAAAATAGTGTCACATTCAGACGTGCTTGGGGGCTGTGCATATGTCTCACATTTGGAATTTGCTATGCCCCACCCAATTTGGTATTCATGAAAGTGATTCCATCTGCCAATCccaagcaaaaaagtcattcatTTCAGTCGTGTCTCGCCCGTTTCGAGTCTCAACACAATGAGGTGTTTGAGATTTCAACCACAGTGCCCAACTTGGTGAACGAATCCCAATTCGAAATCACTCTCAATACAACCTATGTAATGGGCCAATTTGTGCATGTGGATGAGGTGCCATTCTGAGTATAGCGAGAGTATTTTCATTCCGTTCCCGGCGAGATTGGGAATAATCCCTCGGagttttttattcttttgattcATTCGCCGTAAATCCCAGCTACCACTGTGCTTCCCCCTCTATCTAGAAGACAAACACCATTGTCTCTCTGATCCGCACCCTCACTTGTTCCAATCTTGGGTGCAAATCCCTCGGAATTACTCCATTTCTGTCCCAAACCTA contains the following coding sequences:
- the LOC131888691 gene encoding long-chain-fatty-acid--CoA ligase ACSBG2-like produces the protein MSSSSSKIFEANTFTATKRDEGVKLHIGDAQPDSQAPITIPELIENAAKEAPDKVAMSVKRDGIWKSWTYSEYQKEVRSVAKAFIKLGLEPRKAVGIIGFNSPEWFITDLAAVCANGIATGIYPTNSIEACKYITNDSKMNIVVVEDQKQLDKFLAVRGELDELKAIVQYMGTPTVEGVLSWKQLLEMGDQEPDKALNDRLEDIYVNQCCHLVYTSGTTGPPKGVMLSHDNVTYTASVMVDGFGLRIGHETIVSYLPLSHVAANVTDIFLMITLKGTTYFADKDALKGTLTNTLKEVAPTLLLGVPRVWEKIHDKMIEIGKANSGLKKTIGTWAKHQGFTHNQNVINNNTNAKSLQYKLAEKLVFQKVKAALGLQNCEVFYSAAAPLAPDVIEYFMSLDMRIMEIYGMSECSGPQTTNLKNQQRVGSIGKDIVGFHTKIDPTEGEIRLKGRNIMMGYLGDEEKTEATFDQDGWLKSGDIGREDQDGFFFITGRLKEILITAGGENVAPILIENAIKKHLPAVSNVMVIGDQRKFLSCVLTLKVEVDAESMEPLNTLIPPVLEWLESLGSKAKTTIEAADDDTVRRAIQEGINRANEEAISNAQRIQKWKLITKDFSIPGGELGPTMKLKRHAVLENYGLLISGIYR